A region of the Argopecten irradians isolate NY chromosome 16, Ai_NY, whole genome shotgun sequence genome:
CTTGTCACTTAGCTGCAacattgtagctcaaaagacttttagacagataatggtgccATCTGTACAAGGCCAAAAGGTATAGAAGGCTGAGaatgtatattcgttctacttGTCACTATGGCAACAATAACATGAAAACATCCTTGTAACTATATGGCAAAAATAACATCTAAATTTTCTTGTTACTGTAGCATCAACAATATCAAGACCACCTTGCCACTACGGCAACAATAACATCTAAATTTCCATATTACTACGGCaacaataacatttaaatttccTTGTTACTACGGCaacaataacatttaaatttccTTGTTACTATGGCaacaataacatttaaatttccTTGTTACTATGGCAACAATAATATCAAGTCCTCCTTGTCATTATGACATCAATGATGGCCTCCTTTACCTTCTATAAGTCACTTAGGATTTAGAATcttatatttttcagagaacTTTGATTTCAGATTAGTTAAATGTCCTTTGAACAGTCATGATCATTTAAGGATATATATGCCAGTTTGAGCTGACGATGAAAAGCCTGACTGCCTGAAAAAGACCATCAACTAGTGGTCAGAACCTGGCAACTACTACACATGGGATTCAAAActaatacatttatacaaactaATGATGCCACAGTTGCTAATTactcacaagggcagataactgtaatattaCTAATTCTTTTTTTACTTACATCAGAATAAATATTTGCTTTAGTTGTAGTATCACAGTTCTCGGACCTACAACACGACTTTGGGATGGTTCCATTGTTGGCATTGATCCATTCAGAAGAGCTGTTTGTTCCACAGCATTTGAAATCTTTCTGGACGAGATCCCAGATTGTGGGGTCCGCTTTGTAGCGCTTCATGGAGTCCCCCATCAAAGTCTTCACGCCGTCCTCAACTTTGTCATGTAGAACGTAACCAGCTATACCTCCAGCTATTTCCAGGATGAACACGATTCCGAGCAATACCGAAAACTATACAgcaagaaaatatgaaatacatttcagTATACTCCATTTATTTCAAGGTCATAAAGGTAAAATTATTTCCAAGTTGTCTGTTATGTTTTGAAAGCTTGTAGTTATATGAAAAACTATACAAcaagaaaatgtaaaatacatttCAGTACACTCCATGGATttatttcaaggtcataagggTAAAATTGTTTCCAAGTTATGTGTTTGTTTTGAAAGCTTGTAGTTATACAGAAAACTACACAacaagaaaatatgaaatacatttatttcaaggtcataagggTAAAATTATTTCCAAGTTAACTGTGTTCGAAAGCTTGTAGTTATACAAAAAACTATATAAGAAACAGAAAATTGCATTTCAATATTCCTCAAttatttcaaggtcataaggcCATCCCAATTTGATTTCTCGTTCTTCAGAATTTAAAAGCCGATTATATAATATACTCACGATCATAACACAGACGTAGTTTTCCTTCCATGCTCCACAGCATCCAAACGCTGCAATGAAGAAGATGATCACGCCGACAGCGATTAGAAGCGCCGCAGCAGAACTAAATTGTCCTTCTACAAAATTTAAGTAATCTTTGAACTGTACTTGGATATAGGCTCCCACTCCGATCAGTACACATCCTactatctgtaaacaaaaacaaaattgtggTCAAATCAAGGTTTTATTTACATAGAAAATGAACTTAATTATATTACAGTTTAGCTAGTGTCTAATTTAGTCATGCAGTAACTTATTGTGATTGTAGTCCAATTCTTGAAATGAAATACGTGAAACTGATTTTTTATGCAAAAAATATGGGGCGCCTTATTAATTACGCTCAAATACGGTATATGTAGCATTCATATTTTGTTGCAATTTCTCATATTTGCATTCATATTTTGTTGCAATTTCTCATATTTACAAActatatcatatcatatttttatgttatataactAGAGCATTTTTTCAAGCATTTAGTACACATGCAAATTCATTAAGCACTTTCACACATTGTACAATCATTGACTCAAATATTGGTACTGTTCCCTACTGTATGTAGGATAGGGGTATTCAGTACAAATCTCTGTGCATGTTTTACAAgttatttacaatatatgtgGACACACAAAGATCTGCACCAtcacttatatatatttcacttaaAACAGCCTAACAGCTGTCACATAAGATGATCGATGTTACAGGCCTGTATGTCAGACTCCTTGGGACGACATATATACTGCGATCAATATAATACTTAATAGCTAATGGAGCTATAATTTTGGATACAGTACAGGGCtttcatttttcacaaagtCTGATAATGGGCCATGCTGCATGCAGCTGCACAGACCTGTACTACATAACTTTCTTTCTTATAACTTGAAACTGGTCCTCAGTCTCTAGaaactgaaataaataaaagatgacTTGGTTCTTTTTGTCTCTACATGTACACCACATGTCTGATTTTTCAAACTTATTGATGGGGGAGATAATAAATCATAGAaatctgctgagaaagtctatcaacaacttaaagatgctccaccgccgacagagtataaatgatattcatcgtttgaacaataattagtgtttaatcgtgtatgtataagtctaattaacacaaaaaataatataaaataattcattttgcctttgggtcaagcacaatcagtacttcattccacataggatatagtgatatggaattttttcgggatgcaattaattattttttctatatttttaacttgaagtgaaattagaagctcaaacttttcaacggcggtaatggtgtaaagtaagtaacttttgttactgaagaaaaatactaaatcgtctgctgccgttttttgatagtgaaaaaataccatttgtcagcggtggagcatctttaaggtctGGTGGTCAGACTATACAGTACATCTTTTACTACAATTCCAAAAGCAGTGAGCAGAAAGTATAGAATttattatataactatattaGTGCAACACCATTTAGGGATTCAGGGCTAGGTCTGTTCAAAAATTTGGACGGTTCAAGATGTTTGCCTTAAAAGGATCTATTGCATGTTACTTCAAGTACAGTAATATCTGTTtattaaaagcaaaacaaatggTCAGTTATGAAAGTCTATTAatctcattttatataataatcttaGCAATAAAATAATCTTAGCAATGAAGCAATTTTCAGTTACATGCACGTGTAAAACAGATTACTTTAAAGACTTCAAAATTTTCTAAGAAATTGTACATGTggcaaaagaaaaagaaactattttatgctaaaaatatacaaattaaccAATTACTAAAGTTTAAGCTCtatcaacatttcatttcaacattgTTGTAGATGAATACATGTAGAGACCACATAGGTTGACCACGTATAAAGTATGTAGCTATAACTCTGCCAACATTGtagtgtacatatgtatacatgatttataaacaaactGATGACTCAGGGGAATGTCATCTCAAATGTCTCTAATGCAATAGCTAGTATTATAGCACACACAAGTTTCATTGTTATCTGCTCTGTACATATCCCgaggctaattatatatatatatatgtactgtccaACATGTCCACTATTACTGTCGTTGACTGACCATTCCTACAAAGTACACGTGATCCAAATGAACTTCATAATATGTATACTGACCCAAAAAATGACCTTGCAATAAAATAATGCAATGAAAGTATTACAAATCAAATGGAGAAGTCTGTGGTCACAGTAAACAAATTGGTCCTTTCGTAAATGAATTTGAAGTATGACGATGCAAAACTCAATTTGTCATCAAAGTAGTACCATATCGTGCTAAGTGGTCCTCACTAAAACCATGGGAAGCGTAAGTATTGTGTAACTCAAATAGGAGAGATACCACATACATGATACGTCAGAAATTATGAACAGTCTATGTACAATTACACTATCTCTGATGACTAACTATATTATGGTATCCCATCAAGAATCTGTTGCGGTGATATGTAGAACCATGCAAGTTCCTGTTACAAGGGATTTGATCATGACCACTCCACAATCATTAATATTTCGGATCCTGCTTGTGAGTTGTTAATGAATAGGGGTATTTACATGGCATATGAGAGTTTAATTTGAGGGGATAAAAAATATGAGGTACTCCTAACTTATTAAATAAATTCACTTAAATTTATCTGAACCAGTGTTAATTAATACCCCTTCAATAAAGATATAATCATTACATTTTCAAAAGTGCAAGTACAAATACCCACCCCTCCAAAAATTATCTGGAGCACTGACAGGGATATGAGATTTCCCTGCACGTAGCCTCGCATATTTACATTGTCAAGCCAGATTTAAATTTCTCAGTGGGTATGATTGTTTTCACAGaagtttaaatgtgtttttgtttaaagAGTTTCTCCTCTTGTCACTACACCTAAATTTAAATCTGAATCGGAGCCCCTTTTCATTGAATTTCTTTAGCGGTTTAAAGGTTCGTGACAAGtctgtataaacatgtacacaGAACCATAGGCTACTTTTGACTATTCTTCAGTGTACACTACACTGTACACGCGGTCctgttgtggttttttttatttcttttaaatgaaagaatgaacaataaaatatgtcatattattaattttttttataattatcaacAAAAAACCCATATCATACATGACTACCGGCACTGCTAAATGATTTACAAAGTAATTAGCCCATAAtgtcaaaaaactttttatatAGTAAATGTAGAGACATCTAGCGATTTTCaaatcattaaaacattatGAATTATTTCTAGTTTGAGTGGAATTGGAAATTTACAGTAAATCAATAAAGTCTATTTGTACAATGCACTCGGAATACAATACTATGCtgtgtatataattttttttaatgcaggtacttctacaatgtacatattattgATCGAGTCATTCAAATCCTATATTTCGATCATGTTAACAATCATTATTACACATGATTACACTATATACCTGAATATACAGACACTGTGCAATAGcactataataataataattaagacCATGGGACATAAAATGTAACAGGGTGCTGAATTAATTTTCACCTGTATTTcctaatatgtattttttgtcaaaaaatctGCATTGAAATGTAATTCTCATGGGCTTACCAACTCACCACCTCTGAATATTATTCActtaaaatcattattattaatCAGCGTTTTTAACAATAACAATATTAGACACTtgatttttatacatgtattatcaaaataaaattgagatttacctgtagaGCTAATAGTGTTTTTCTTTTAACCAGAAGCACTTCTACAAGTTTGAAGTCTAAATTAATCCATACACACCTGCCTGAATTAATTTCCTAATTAAAACTTGACTATGATAAACCAACAGTTACCCTAACTATCTAGGCCTATACCTACTCAAGTACTAGACAGTTAGAAATAGAAAGTATAACATCATTTTACGTTTTATGTCTCAAGTCTATAGTATCATACTTCCTGAAGCACGATATAGTATTTTCTATAACTAAACCACTAACAGATTTTTATCAGTCATCGAATTTTACAGTTGGGTGTGTTTTGTAGTTGAGCAACTGGAAGGTTtcgatttttaaaattttaaatccaACATTACAATTTTGAGACACTCCTTTCCCGCACCTCATTTATCCCAAAAGAAAATTTGCCACGTAGAAAGACCGtcgataaaaataaaatcatgcaACATATAAAATGAAAGACAAATAGTGATCAATGATATTGTACGAATGATGTGGTTCCATAAAAAGTATGTTTTGGGCTAGAATATCGAGAACGTTTTTAGCTGTCATTCGGCGTAAGTTACACTGCAGTGAAATGGCCAGGCGGAGGAATTAGACCGTATGTTTACAGAATCCTATGGCCATCGACTTATCTACAACAACTTAccacaaatataaaattaaacgCAAAAAGAAGCAGTTTCACGCATTTCATGCCACCTTCCACCATTTTGAAGTCTGTTGTAGATTGATGAACGAAAACAAATTATCACAAATGTCACGAGATTCCAACACACACGTACAACCTGCCGCCTCTAATGAGAAAAGTAAACTCGGCGAACAGCTCCGCAAAATCTGCttgttcaaataaaaatattcccTGATGACAAGCTATGGGAATTACTAATTCACAAACAATATCGTACAAAACTCGGTGTTAGTCCTGTAAACTTAATGGACTAAACTCTGCTCGTGTCTAACTTTCTTCTGTAGTAGGGACTATATTTATTGCGGAATTATCGGAGTACTGAGTAAATGTCACGAGACTATTATTATTGGAATTTACGTCACGAGGGAGGCCACAAAAGGGGAACTGATTGTTACTATTTGCTTTTAACTCGATCCTATTTAATTAAAAGTTAATCAATGACTTTATAATACTACGTTAGCATTCTCCGATTTCTTATCTGTGTTCATATATAAACAGTGTTCAcagaaaaaaatgcaataataaaaaatgatgtcGTTCAATATACTGCAAGTTGAATTGTAAATGTAGTCTAAGTATAATTGTGTTTTCCTGGAATCAGCATGAAAAATGACTGTGTTAAATGAGAATTATGTCACTGACATTTCAAGTTTTCCGTTTCCACGAAATATGTATTTTCAAGCAAGAATCTGGaaataccaaaaatattttaacgcaattattatacattgtaGAATAATACTATTTgtctttctgtttttttttcgcATTTTATATTCAAACCACTTTATATGTTTATTAATTTTCACTA
Encoded here:
- the LOC138310465 gene encoding CD63 antigen-like — protein: MVEGGMKCVKLLLFAFNFIFVIVGCVLIGVGAYIQVQFKDYLNFVEGQFSSAAALLIAVGVIIFFIAAFGCCGAWKENYVCVMIFSVLLGIVFILEIAGGIAGYVLHDKVEDGVKTLMGDSMKRYKADPTIWDLVQKDFKCCGTNSSSEWINANNGTIPKSCCRSENCDTTTKANIYSDGCLDAFVTWVKDKIFIVGGVGIGLAFVQIVGILFACCFGRALKKEYEVV